From a single Cyclobacterium marinum DSM 745 genomic region:
- a CDS encoding calcineurin-like phosphoesterase C-terminal domain-containing protein has translation MKKLICFCWALSLSFSLLAQNTVTGYIYEDSNQNGKKERREKGIPEVAVSNGKEVVLTDKKGKYSLPIGIDNIIFVIKPSGYKVPVGENQLPEFYYIHKPEGSPELQYKGSEPTGKLPKSVNFALHKTEEPDNFTAMIFGDPQPYNKTELDQFAKGVVDKAKEESNISFGISLGDLAGDDLDLHPPYVEILKQTRWHWYNVMGNHDMNYDAKIDEHSDESFERVFGPATYSFNQGNAHFIILDDILYPDPRDDKGYWGGFTQTQLDFIENNLKHVDKDKLIVLSFHIPFLHINENGFRNSDRQKIFDLLKDYQNVLALSAHTHLQRHNFYTEEDGWEGSTPFHEYNAGTTSGDWYSGKINDDGVPISTMRDGTPKGYALLHIEGNQYKIDYQVIGAPKEHQIKIFNPKVVANNRGSGSGIFANFYMGDKNDKVEYRIDNGPWKKMNWIEAPDPSYVASVMEWDLMDKLEPGRRPSNPVNVTHLWKGSIDTKLPVGKHTITVRATDMFGRTFTETSEYTVAEPVAY, from the coding sequence ATGAAAAAACTAATCTGCTTTTGTTGGGCACTAAGTCTCAGTTTTAGCCTTCTGGCACAAAACACCGTCACGGGCTACATCTATGAAGACAGCAATCAAAATGGTAAAAAGGAACGCAGAGAAAAGGGCATTCCTGAAGTGGCTGTCAGCAACGGAAAAGAGGTAGTACTGACTGATAAAAAAGGAAAGTATTCTTTACCTATAGGAATCGATAATATCATTTTTGTTATCAAACCAAGTGGCTATAAAGTGCCTGTTGGTGAAAATCAATTACCTGAATTTTATTATATCCACAAACCAGAAGGCTCTCCCGAACTTCAATACAAGGGTTCTGAGCCAACCGGAAAGCTGCCAAAATCAGTGAACTTTGCACTCCATAAAACCGAAGAGCCGGATAATTTTACTGCAATGATCTTTGGTGATCCACAGCCATATAATAAAACGGAATTGGATCAATTTGCTAAAGGTGTAGTAGACAAAGCCAAGGAAGAAAGCAATATTAGTTTTGGTATTAGCCTTGGTGATTTGGCAGGAGATGACTTGGATTTACACCCTCCTTATGTGGAAATTTTAAAACAAACTAGATGGCACTGGTACAATGTAATGGGTAACCATGACATGAATTATGACGCTAAGATAGATGAGCATTCTGACGAATCCTTTGAAAGGGTCTTTGGCCCTGCCACTTATTCTTTTAACCAAGGAAATGCGCACTTCATTATTTTAGATGATATTTTATATCCAGACCCTAGGGATGATAAAGGTTATTGGGGTGGATTTACACAAACCCAGTTGGACTTTATAGAAAACAACCTGAAGCACGTAGACAAAGACAAATTAATTGTACTGTCTTTTCACATTCCCTTCCTCCATATCAATGAAAATGGATTCAGGAACAGTGACCGACAAAAGATTTTTGATCTACTGAAGGATTACCAAAATGTATTGGCCCTATCAGCACATACCCATTTGCAACGCCATAATTTTTATACGGAAGAAGATGGCTGGGAAGGCAGTACTCCTTTTCACGAATACAATGCAGGCACCACTTCAGGTGATTGGTACTCCGGGAAAATAAACGATGATGGCGTTCCCATTTCAACCATGAGAGATGGTACTCCCAAAGGATACGCCCTACTTCATATTGAAGGAAATCAATATAAAATAGATTATCAGGTAATTGGAGCACCAAAAGAACACCAAATAAAGATTTTCAACCCCAAAGTTGTCGCCAATAACCGTGGTTCCGGCTCAGGCATTTTTGCCAACTTCTATATGGGAGACAAAAATGATAAGGTAGAGTATCGAATAGACAATGGCCCTTGGAAAAAAATGAATTGGATAGAGGCACCTGATCCTTCCTATGTAGCCTCCGTAATGGAATGGGACCTGATGGATAAATTAGAGCCCGGAAGAAGACCTTCCAACCCTGTGAATGTTACCCACCTTTGGAAAGGAAGCATAGACACTAAACTGCCGGTAGGCAAACATACCATCACCGTTAGAGCCACAGATATGTTTGGCCGGACTTTTACTGAGACCAGCGAATATACCGTTGCTGAGCCGGTGGCTTATTGA
- a CDS encoding cupin domain-containing protein, with translation MHENSIHKIIEVLGLAPHPEGGYFKETYRSTDEILQDCLPDDYKGNRNYSTCIYFLLTSDDFSAFHRIKQDEIWHFYDGSPLRLHSISASGLHETHIIGRNIKNGERPQLIVPGGHWFGAEVIEKDTYSLVGCTVSPGFSFNDFELKSSVELSLLFPHCKKIIERLTHY, from the coding sequence ATGCATGAAAATTCAATCCATAAAATAATTGAGGTATTAGGTTTGGCCCCTCACCCTGAGGGAGGATATTTTAAAGAAACTTATAGAAGTACCGATGAAATCCTACAAGACTGTTTACCGGATGATTACAAAGGCAATAGAAATTATTCAACCTGTATCTATTTTTTACTGACTTCAGACGATTTTTCTGCTTTCCACAGGATTAAACAAGATGAAATTTGGCATTTTTACGATGGATCTCCTCTAAGATTACATTCAATCTCTGCATCCGGCCTTCATGAAACTCATATTATTGGTAGAAATATCAAAAATGGTGAACGACCCCAACTCATTGTTCCCGGGGGTCATTGGTTTGGCGCGGAAGTTATCGAGAAAGATACTTATAGCTTAGTAGGCTGCACTGTTTCACCCGGATTTAGTTTTAATGATTTTGAGCTAAAAAGCAGTGTAGAACTTAGCTTATTATTTCCACATTGTAAAAAAATAATCGAAAGGTTGACGCATTATTAA
- a CDS encoding sulfatase, whose product MKSLNRKIHLTLFSIGLLLLSNCSPPPQQPEEKPNILFIAVDDMNDWAGFLSGHTGMKIHTPNIDRLAASSMIFTNAHTPAPACAPTRAAILTGVHHARSGAQNVYWGDGPLWRKFEALKEVTTLEKFFKNNGYKTLGAGKIYHSQAPPWSPTSQVEPENWDYYYPSPYISHPYQMRAPEDVIYPEGVDNENRPGGGANSWWTWGAIPASDEKMADYHVADWGSYQLSLKHAKPFFLAVGMWKPHDPWEVPQKYFDMYPLEDIVLPERKKDDLEDSFDHGRRWIMKWVLENKQWEKIIQSYAASITFSDAMVGRLLDAFENSEYADNTIVVLWSDHGMHMGEKDNIEKFTLFERSTRVPFLIAVPGMSLAGERYDHPVSLMDLYPTLVDLAGFEKPAHLDGNSLVPQLKDPSITSDPVISSYKFKSIEGHAVRSMRYRYIYYPEINLEELYDHETDPNEWDNIAYKSGNKNIIADHRKVLLEMLPELTWKEGAPEGYSIDEEGNVKKDDFESF is encoded by the coding sequence ATGAAAAGTTTAAATCGGAAAATTCATTTAACTCTTTTTTCAATTGGCTTGTTACTTCTCAGTAATTGTAGCCCACCACCGCAACAACCTGAAGAGAAACCCAACATCCTTTTTATTGCGGTAGATGATATGAATGACTGGGCAGGCTTTTTGTCCGGCCATACCGGTATGAAAATCCATACCCCAAATATTGACCGTCTTGCAGCTTCCTCCATGATCTTCACCAATGCACATACTCCTGCACCGGCTTGTGCACCAACGCGAGCAGCAATCCTGACAGGAGTTCACCATGCACGATCTGGAGCTCAGAACGTGTACTGGGGAGACGGTCCATTATGGCGAAAATTTGAAGCCCTTAAGGAAGTGACAACCTTAGAGAAATTCTTTAAAAACAATGGCTATAAAACCCTAGGGGCAGGTAAAATATATCACAGTCAGGCTCCCCCCTGGTCGCCAACAAGCCAGGTAGAACCCGAAAACTGGGATTATTATTACCCCAGCCCATACATTTCTCACCCTTACCAAATGAGAGCACCTGAAGATGTTATCTACCCTGAGGGTGTAGACAATGAAAACCGCCCGGGAGGAGGAGCTAATAGTTGGTGGACCTGGGGAGCTATACCTGCCTCAGATGAAAAAATGGCAGATTACCATGTAGCAGATTGGGGAAGTTATCAACTAAGTTTAAAACATGCCAAGCCTTTCTTCCTGGCCGTAGGAATGTGGAAACCCCATGATCCATGGGAGGTACCTCAAAAGTATTTCGACATGTATCCACTAGAGGACATTGTATTACCGGAACGAAAAAAAGATGATTTAGAAGATTCCTTCGATCATGGAAGAAGATGGATCATGAAATGGGTATTGGAAAATAAACAGTGGGAGAAAATCATTCAGTCTTATGCCGCTTCCATCACTTTTTCTGATGCTATGGTTGGAAGGCTACTCGATGCCTTTGAAAACTCTGAATATGCGGACAATACCATCGTTGTTTTGTGGTCTGACCATGGCATGCATATGGGAGAGAAAGACAATATTGAAAAATTCACCTTGTTTGAAAGGTCAACCAGAGTACCATTTTTAATAGCGGTACCCGGAATGTCTCTTGCAGGCGAAAGGTATGACCACCCTGTAAGTTTAATGGACTTGTACCCTACCCTTGTAGACCTAGCCGGTTTTGAAAAACCTGCTCATCTGGATGGAAATAGTTTGGTACCACAACTGAAAGACCCAAGTATAACTTCCGATCCTGTTATTTCAAGCTATAAATTCAAGTCTATTGAAGGTCATGCAGTAAGGAGCATGAGGTACAGGTATATTTATTACCCTGAAATTAATTTGGAAGAGCTCTATGACCATGAAACCGATCCTAATGAATGGGACAATATCGCCTACAAAAGTGGAAACAAAAACATCATTGCCGATCACAGAAAAGTCTTGCTGGAAATGCTCCCGGAATTGACCTGGAAAGAAGGAGCACCTGAAGGTTATTCCATAGATGAGGAAGGTAATGTAAAAAAAGATGACTTTGAATCGTTTTAA
- the ku gene encoding non-homologous end joining protein Ku, whose translation MKSIWNGTVSFGLVSIPIKMYSASEGRTLDLDMLDKHDHARIRYKRVNENTGKEVAYKDIVKGYKKDDAYVILEKEDFENANLKKSKTIDIEEFVEETEVADMLFKNPYYLEPQKEGGKAYNLLRDALKKTGKLGVATFVMRQKENLSLIGVYKNVIVLHVIRFAEEIRDTKEIKIPKSKTSDKEISMAESLIENYTAKFEFEKYKDVYNEQLLKTIESKSSGKKVKVEKVESEPTAAKDLMAKLKASLEKRKKMAS comes from the coding sequence ATGAAATCTATATGGAATGGCACTGTTAGCTTCGGTCTTGTCTCAATCCCAATAAAAATGTATTCCGCATCAGAAGGGCGTACTCTTGATTTAGATATGCTTGACAAACATGATCATGCACGTATAAGGTACAAGCGGGTTAATGAAAATACAGGAAAGGAAGTAGCCTATAAAGACATAGTAAAAGGCTATAAAAAAGACGATGCCTATGTGATTTTAGAAAAAGAAGACTTTGAAAATGCCAACCTAAAAAAAAGCAAAACCATCGACATAGAGGAATTTGTAGAGGAAACTGAGGTGGCGGATATGCTTTTTAAGAACCCATATTACCTCGAACCGCAAAAAGAGGGAGGTAAAGCTTATAATTTATTAAGAGATGCATTAAAGAAAACTGGAAAACTAGGCGTGGCAACCTTCGTTATGCGACAAAAAGAGAATCTTTCTCTTATAGGTGTTTACAAGAATGTCATTGTTTTGCACGTCATTCGTTTTGCTGAGGAAATCCGAGACACCAAGGAAATTAAAATACCAAAATCTAAAACCTCCGATAAGGAAATTTCCATGGCAGAATCCCTTATTGAAAACTATACAGCAAAATTTGAATTCGAGAAATACAAAGATGTTTATAATGAGCAACTATTGAAAACCATTGAATCCAAGTCTTCAGGAAAAAAAGTCAAGGTTGAAAAAGTGGAAAGTGAACCAACTGCTGCCAAAGATTTAATGGCAAAACTTAAAGCAAGTCTTGAGAAAAGAAAAAAAATGGCCTCCTAA
- the ligD gene encoding DNA ligase D: protein MGLKAYREKRSFNDTSEPKGVVENTHQFRFVVQRHRARKLHYDLRLEIDGVLKSWAVPKGPSMNPRDKRLAVQTEDHPVAYLSFEGLIPKGNYGAGKMTIWDEGNFQSLQQPNDLCKDHKKGKLKIIFHGSKLKGIFTLVRSSSMNKKDQWLLIKHDDAFATDLDYDAEDFNEEAFSSGPGENSKKLDLKSLIKPMLASPGTKIFNDKDWIYELKYDGYRAIANIRNDKVELYSRNGISLNEKFQPIYKELKKIEHTAILDGEIVVLDKNGLPQFNSLQNYDKQSTKGRLVYYVFDLLHLNDHDTLGLPLIDRKQLLKDLIPENTHIRYCDHVETMGITVYDRAIDMGMEGVIAKKANSTYDLNSRSANWLKFKKIENTETIICGYTLSNKKSRKFGSLILGMVEEGQLTYVGTCGTGFSEEQLTEMYFKFEVLKTKNPVFNIRKHLKGREAVWLIPKLICEVKFSEWTSSKVMRHPVFLRLREDKNLNFEPNQIPLKKTASKKTGEDAFSLKVDDIMVSITHPEKSYWPESGYTKYDLLDYYIQMSDLILPYLKDRPESLHRHPSGIHGESFYQKDHEHLPEWIDTHGIHSSSSDKEINYLLCQQKATLLYLNNLGCIELHPWHSTIYQLDYPDYAILDLDPSEENTFEEVMETALATKEILKQANIKGYCKTSGSSGLHIYLPMGGKYTYEEARNFTKLLCYFIQEKLPKLTTLERSLKKRGPKIYLDYLQNRKGQTIVAPYSLRPRLHAPVSMPLLWSELKPGLKITDFTIKTVPKLMEDRKDSFKPVLGKAIDMSSAIAHLNNL, encoded by the coding sequence ATGGGACTCAAAGCATACCGTGAAAAGCGAAGCTTTAATGACACATCTGAACCTAAAGGTGTGGTTGAAAACACCCATCAATTCAGGTTTGTTGTGCAAAGGCACCGTGCCCGAAAGTTGCATTATGACCTGAGACTGGAAATCGATGGAGTCCTCAAGAGCTGGGCAGTACCTAAAGGGCCTTCCATGAATCCCCGAGACAAACGACTGGCTGTACAAACGGAAGATCATCCGGTTGCATATTTGAGTTTTGAAGGTCTTATTCCAAAGGGCAACTATGGTGCGGGAAAAATGACCATATGGGATGAAGGAAATTTCCAAAGCCTACAGCAACCAAACGATCTCTGTAAAGACCATAAAAAAGGAAAACTGAAAATCATTTTTCACGGCAGTAAACTAAAAGGGATTTTTACTTTGGTTCGGTCTTCCTCAATGAATAAAAAAGACCAATGGTTGCTCATTAAACATGACGATGCCTTTGCTACCGACCTGGATTACGACGCAGAAGATTTTAATGAGGAAGCCTTTTCTTCGGGGCCAGGTGAGAATTCGAAAAAGCTGGATTTAAAATCGCTAATAAAACCCATGTTAGCCTCGCCAGGCACTAAAATTTTTAATGACAAAGACTGGATATACGAATTAAAATATGATGGTTATCGTGCAATAGCTAATATCCGGAATGACAAGGTGGAGCTCTATTCCCGCAATGGAATTTCTCTCAATGAAAAATTTCAACCTATTTATAAGGAGCTTAAAAAAATTGAGCATACCGCAATCCTAGACGGCGAAATAGTGGTGCTGGACAAAAATGGTCTTCCTCAATTTAATTCCCTTCAAAATTATGACAAACAATCAACCAAAGGAAGATTGGTTTATTATGTATTCGATCTACTCCATTTAAACGATCACGATACCTTGGGACTTCCCCTCATCGACCGTAAGCAATTGTTAAAAGATTTGATTCCGGAAAACACTCATATACGCTATTGCGATCATGTCGAAACCATGGGAATTACGGTTTACGACCGAGCCATTGATATGGGTATGGAAGGTGTAATCGCCAAAAAAGCCAATTCTACATATGACCTAAACTCCCGCTCTGCCAACTGGTTAAAGTTTAAAAAGATTGAAAACACAGAAACGATTATATGTGGCTACACGCTTTCGAATAAAAAATCACGAAAGTTTGGCTCATTAATTCTAGGAATGGTTGAAGAGGGTCAACTGACTTATGTTGGAACTTGTGGTACGGGTTTTTCAGAAGAGCAGCTGACAGAAATGTATTTTAAATTTGAAGTCCTTAAAACTAAAAATCCGGTATTCAATATACGCAAGCACCTGAAAGGACGTGAAGCAGTGTGGTTGATCCCTAAACTGATTTGTGAAGTAAAATTTTCGGAGTGGACTTCTTCTAAAGTAATGCGACATCCTGTTTTTTTAAGGTTAAGGGAGGATAAAAATTTGAATTTTGAACCAAATCAAATTCCCTTAAAAAAAACAGCTTCTAAAAAGACAGGCGAGGATGCCTTTTCATTGAAAGTGGATGATATCATGGTATCTATCACTCATCCGGAAAAGAGCTATTGGCCGGAATCGGGTTATACCAAATACGACTTGTTGGATTATTACATTCAAATGTCCGACTTGATTTTACCTTACCTGAAGGATCGTCCGGAAAGTTTACACAGGCATCCCAGTGGCATTCACGGTGAATCTTTTTATCAAAAAGACCATGAACATTTACCTGAATGGATTGATACTCACGGCATTCATTCATCATCTTCAGATAAAGAAATCAATTATTTATTATGTCAGCAAAAAGCCACTTTATTATATTTAAATAATTTGGGATGCATTGAGTTACATCCCTGGCATTCTACTATCTATCAATTAGACTATCCTGACTATGCTATCCTTGACTTGGATCCTTCCGAAGAAAATACCTTTGAAGAGGTCATGGAAACTGCTTTGGCAACTAAAGAAATACTTAAACAAGCAAATATCAAAGGATATTGTAAAACATCAGGTTCATCCGGTTTGCACATTTATCTTCCAATGGGAGGAAAATACACCTATGAGGAAGCAAGAAACTTCACCAAGCTACTCTGCTATTTCATACAAGAAAAACTTCCTAAGCTAACTACTCTGGAACGCTCACTTAAAAAGAGGGGACCCAAAATTTACCTGGATTATTTACAAAACCGCAAAGGACAAACCATCGTTGCTCCTTACAGTTTGAGGCCCAGGTTGCATGCCCCGGTATCCATGCCACTGCTGTGGTCCGAACTCAAACCCGGATTAAAGATCACCGATTTCACCATCAAAACCGTTCCAAAGTTAATGGAAGATAGAAAAGACAGTTTTAAACCAGTTCTAGGTAAAGCTATCGATATGAGCAGTGCCATAGCACACCTCAACAATTTATAA